A window of Eikenella corrodens contains these coding sequences:
- a CDS encoding NTF2 fold immunity protein — translation MNAPTTPQAALVTDFLNAMCQWEIYMEKRDKQLDEEISDDMDEEEEEELDMQAEEEMRAKLRAIFDQYLHPSVLETKWVDRLLSLSYSIPPEFRDFQISDVQERRIKSEVIVKLNNGFKSVLKYCIRKDDDIFKIDGVYRKDYAGKWKKSYF, via the coding sequence ATGAACGCACCGACAACCCCGCAAGCCGCCTTGGTTACCGATTTCCTCAATGCGATGTGCCAATGGGAAATCTATATGGAGAAACGGGACAAGCAGCTGGATGAAGAAATATCGGACGATATGGACGAAGAAGAGGAAGAAGAATTAGACATGCAGGCAGAAGAGGAAATGAGAGCCAAGCTGCGCGCCATATTTGACCAATACCTCCATCCGTCTGTCTTGGAAACCAAATGGGTGGACAGGCTGCTTTCATTAAGCTATTCAATACCACCAGAATTTAGAGATTTTCAAATTTCAGACGTTCAGGAAAGGCGGATTAAATCCGAAGTCATTGTGAAGTTAAATAATGGATTTAAAAGCGTTTTAAAATACTGCATCCGCAAAGACGATGATATTTTTAAAATTGATGGGGTATATCGGAAGGATTATGCCGGAAAATGGAAGAAAAGTTATTTTTAA